A stretch of DNA from Chitinivorax sp. PXF-14:
AGCAACATCCCCGCTGAGCTGAAATACGTCGACACCCACGAATGGCTGCGCCTGGAGGCAGACGGCACCGTTACCGTCGGCATTACCGACCACGCCCAGGAGCTGCTGGGCGACGTGGTCTTCGTCGAGCTGCCGGCCGTGGGCAAGGTGCTGGACAAGAATGCCGAAGCCGGCGTGGTCGAATCGGTCAAGGCGGCATCGGATGTCTACTGCCCGATCGCCGGCGAAATCGTGGCTGTCAACAGCGCGCTGGAAGGCAGCCCCGAGCTCGCCAACAGCGACCCGTACGGCGAGGCCTGGTTCTTCCGCATGAAGCCGACAAATGCCGCCGACCTCGACGGCTGCCTCGACGCCGCCGGCTATGCCGCACTGATCGGCGCGTAATACCTCGTATCAAAAAGGCATCAGCCCCAGCACGCGGGGCTGATGCCATTTCTGCTCGTGGCCATGCTGCCGGCCAAGCGATTTAGGATTCCCCATGACGCTCACTCAACTCGAACACCACGAAGAATTCATCGGCCGCCACATCGGCTCCGAAGACGCCGACCTCGCCGCCATGCTGGCCGATATCGGCGCCAAGGATCTCGACGACCTGGTCGCGCAGACCGTGCCGGCCTCGATCCGCCTCGGCCACGAGCTTGCCATCGCTGCGCCGCAGACCGAACACGACGCGCTGTCCGCGCTCAAGGCTGTCGCCGGCAAGAACCAGATCAAACGCTCGATGATCGGCATGGGCTACTACGACGTGATCACGCCCAAGGTCATCCTGCGCAACGTGCTGGAAAACCCCGGCTGGTACACCGCCTACACGCCCTATCAGGCCGAGATCGCACAGGGCCGCCTGGAAGCGCTGCTGAACTACCAGCAGATGGTGATCGACCTGACCGGCATGGAGCTGGCCAACGCCTCGCTGCTCGATGAGG
This window harbors:
- the gcvH gene encoding glycine cleavage system protein GcvH produces the protein MSNIPAELKYVDTHEWLRLEADGTVTVGITDHAQELLGDVVFVELPAVGKVLDKNAEAGVVESVKAASDVYCPIAGEIVAVNSALEGSPELANSDPYGEAWFFRMKPTNAADLDGCLDAAGYAALIGA